Part of the Planctomycetota bacterium genome is shown below.
GCCGCGGGATCCTTCCGCATCATCTCCGCGACCAGGGCACAGAAGCGGTTCGACACCGTCGGCGCGAGATCGTGCAGCGGCTGGGGTTCGTCCTGCAGCTGCCTCCGTGCCTTTTCCTGGCGCGTCCCCCCGGGAAAAGGCACCTGCCCGGAGAGGCAGAAGTAGAGCGTGCACCCCAACCCGTAGATGTCGGCCGCAGGACCCGCCGAATCCGCCGAACGGATCTGCTCGGGCGCCATGTAGTCCATCGTTCCAACCACCCTCCCGAGGCGCGTCGACTCCGCCTCGAGCACCGACCCCGCCAAACCGACATCGAGCAGTTTTGCCCGCCCCTGGTCGGACACGAGGATGTTGCCAGGTTTGACGTCACGGTGCACCACCCCCTGGCCATGGGCGTAGGCCAGCCCTTTGGCCACCTGGACCGCGATGCAGGCCGCCAGCGTCTCGTCGAGCGTCCCGTACTTGATCACCTGCTTGCGGAGGTCGCACCCGGAGATCAACTCGGTCACCAGATACGACACCTTGCCGTCGTGGCCGGCGTCGAGGGCACGGACGAGGTTTTCATGGTCGAGACGGCCGAGCATGCGGATCTCGCGGCGGAACGCGGCCTCGGTGTTCGGGGTCGATTTCGCGCGGGGAAGGACCTTGACGGCGACCTCCCGCCCCATCAGCGCGTGCTCGGCCCGAAAGACCTGCCCCATTCCCCCCTGACCGAGGAGCTCGAGGATCCGGTACTGGCCGAGCGTGAGCTTGCGCCGCCCGGCAAGCATTTGCTTCGCCTGGAACGGAGTCAGCACCTCCATCTCGACCAACCGCTGGGCGAGGGCGTTGTCCCACTTTCCGGGATCGACACGGGATTCGTCGAGGATCAGACGGATGTCCGCCTCGGCGACGTCGAGCGCCGCCGGGTCGACCAGCGTGCTGGCCAGCGCGATCGCCCGGAAACGCGGCGGCGCGATCGGCCTGGCCGCGCGATCGTCATCGCCTTCCGAGTGGCTGCCGGCGGTCGCCATGGCGTCAGTTCGCTGGAAATGGTGCGAGGGCGGGAAACCTTCGAAGCCACGGCTCCGGCGGCGGAGCCGCCAGGGTGATCGTCTCCGTCGAGACGGGATGACGGAAGACCAAGCGCAGCGAATGCAGGGCGATGCCGTCGGGAAAGGGCAATCGAGCCCCGTAGCGACGGTCCCCGACGATCGGGCAGCGGCGCGATGCCAACTGGATCCGCAGCTGGTGTTTGCGCCCGGTGGTGGGGGCGAGCTCGACCAGTGACACCTCCCCCGCACGGCGGAGAACGCGGGCCCGCACTCGCGCCTCGGTGGAGCCCTCAGCGGCGCTTCCGGGCCCGACCGGCGACGCTCCTCCCGAGCCCTGTTCGCCGGGAACGAGGCGATCGATCCACTCCTGCCACTCCCCGGTGATCCCGGGGAAGCGCCCCTCGACGACGGCCAGGTAGGTTTTGCCGACGGTCCGCTCGCGGAACTGCCGGGCCAGCGCGGCGGCGGACGCCGGCGTTCGCGCGAACACCACGACCCCCGAAACGGGCTGATCGAGGCGACTGACGACGCCGAGAAAAACCGCCGGACGCCGGTCGCGTTGGCGTACGATCGTGAACACGCTTGGCTCTCCGCGCCGGGCATTTGCGGTCGCCAATCCGCACGGCTTGACCACCCCGATCACGGCGTCATCCTCGAACAGGATCTCGACCCCCCTTCCAGCAGTTGCCATGACCACAGCGTCGCGTCGGGCGATCGTGCTTGCAAGCCGTTCTCCGCGCCGTCGGGCGCTCGCCGAGGCGGAAGGGTGGGAGGTCACCGTCGCCCCCGCCCCGGAGAGCGTGGAGGCCGGCCAACCCCCCCGGGCCGCCGGGGAATCGCTCGAGGCCTACGTCACCCGCCTCGCGCTGGCCAAGGCACATGCCGTCGCTGCCAC
Proteins encoded:
- a CDS encoding serine/threonine protein kinase, encoding MATAGSHSEGDDDRAARPIAPPRFRAIALASTLVDPAALDVAEADIRLILDESRVDPGKWDNALAQRLVEMEVLTPFQAKQMLAGRRKLTLGQYRILELLGQGGMGQVFRAEHALMGREVAVKVLPRAKSTPNTEAAFRREIRMLGRLDHENLVRALDAGHDGKVSYLVTELISGCDLRKQVIKYGTLDETLAACIAVQVAKGLAYAHGQGVVHRDVKPGNILVSDQGRAKLLDVGLAGSVLEAESTRLGRVVGTMDYMAPEQIRSADSAGPAADIYGLGCTLYFCLSGQVPFPGGTRQEKARRQLQDEPQPLHDLAPTVSNRFCALVAEMMRKDPAARIATANEAIVRLSPWLVTPQPPLPRTPRGRGQRSERPAGAVRGSRANASRRSSDFDQRLLDEVLSPGAPSDPQGLDSGTVTPPLPLPLAPVRARRHDPGIVEVFKDARRWFWRTGVGRITVRLEQSIAMAGTVGTAFGVAVWLGHLVAPVLAVRVVGQTSAATLGCTVFAVLLGLQCLVALFSADGEGR
- a CDS encoding RluA family pseudouridine synthase, whose product is MATAGRGVEILFEDDAVIGVVKPCGLATANARRGEPSVFTIVRQRDRRPAVFLGVVSRLDQPVSGVVVFARTPASAAALARQFRERTVGKTYLAVVEGRFPGITGEWQEWIDRLVPGEQGSGGASPVGPGSAAEGSTEARVRARVLRRAGEVSLVELAPTTGRKHQLRIQLASRRCPIVGDRRYGARLPFPDGIALHSLRLVFRHPVSTETITLAAPPPEPWLRRFPALAPFPAN